The proteins below come from a single Aspergillus oryzae RIB40 DNA, chromosome 5 genomic window:
- a CDS encoding uncharacterized protein (predicted protein) gives MSEGYALRREKSCMDYETDCGTTWNDFVACCPSDSYCPGGESTTVCRKSHVGSVPEQCANGTWNLFHANDFFCCDQGELAIKTVNTGNRDTDGYVGCVMSDYASVDWLSTLTVMRSGTGMSIIHYFTIYRGNKSYSSLAFATKRRLVSSTPTSSATLSSFTSVSTTSSISTTHTAEPTPSNSSSPSTPSSSTNTGAIAGGVVGGVAGAAILAALVWFLARRSKAEKVKSPTSAQDAWDMRTARDSSKFQQYPVQKLDAGLGPTPPPVYELPDATSNRQ, from the coding sequence ATGTCTGAAGGTTATGCTCTTCGGAGGGAGAAGTCCTGTATGGACTATGAAACGGACTGCGGCACAACCTGGAATGATTTTGTTGCATGTTGTCCCTCCGACTCATATTGCCCGGGAGGAGAGAGTACAACCGTCTGCCGGAAGTCGCACGTTGGAAGTGTCCCAGAGCAATGTGCAAACGGTACCTGGAACCTCTTCCACGCGAATGACTTTTTTTGCTGTGATCAAGGGGAACTCGCTATCAAGACAGTGAACACCGGGAACAGGGACACAGATGGATATGTCGGCTGTGTAATGTCTGATTATGCCTCGGTGGATTGGTTGAGTACTCTCACGGTGATGAGATCTGGAACAGGTATGTCGATTATACACTACTTCACTATCTATCGCGGCAACAAATCCTACTCTTCATTAGCTTTCGCCACTAAGAGGCGTTTAGTGTCATCAACCCCTACATCTTCGGCCACTCTATCGTCTTTCACAAGTGTTTCGACTACCTCGAGTATTTCAACTACACATACTGCAGAGCCTACGCCATCCAACTCATCGAGTCCATCCACACCATCATCCAGTACCAATACCGGGGCTATTGCAGGgggtgttgttggtgggGTGGCCGGAGCAGCTATCCTCGCTGccttggtttggtttctCGCGCGTCGCAGCAAGGCCGAGAAAGTGAAGTCGCCAACAAGTGCCCAAGACGCTTGGGATATGCGGACAGCTAGAGATTCATCCAAGTTCCAACAGTACCCTGTTCAGAAACTTGACGCTGGCTTAGGTcctacaccaccaccagttTATGAACTGCCAGACGCTACCAGCAACCGACAATAA
- a CDS encoding putative glycosyl transferase family 8 family (predicted protein): protein MPGFLGWKSSSRVGRFVLLVTGTVLALALIQGVALISQPITVHVNTPSINHESLQSSPSTTPIDTTSPIVTEPAEVSQKPNYAFATIITGEGDTETEVKDAYFTATRLLTYQLLYSPQTKSRSGHIPFLVLVTKEVPQEQRDILTKEGATVIPAETLEREWIHPKWSRWIDVLAKLNLWRLTEFEKIAFMDADSIILHPLDDIFTDPTTDIQQTVPPREGVDDNMNITVPLPETYLLSGIHDRWVEMALPPVPGKEFYVANNYMNAGFFVCSPSELLFNYYVSLLDTPDRFDASYPEQNLLNFAHKTDSRMPWRELGPGWNHKPIAVSKDDLENFKSLHQKWWRPIADKDAAEYIRNTVQEMEDFFQHRTI, encoded by the coding sequence ATGCCAGGGTTTTTGGGATGGAAGTCGTCATCGCGAGTGGGAAGGTTTGTATTACTCGTTACTGGAACGGTACTAGCCCTTGCTTTGATTCAGGGAGTAGCCTTAATATCTCAACCGATCACTGTCCATGTTAATACGCCGTCTATAAATCATGAGAGCCTACAGAGTTCTCCCAGCACGACTCCGATTGACACCACCTCGCCAATTGTCACGGAACCTGCAGAAGTCTCTCAAAAGCCAAATTACGCCTTTGCAACAATAATCACTGGAGAAGGGGACACTGagacggaggtcaaagatGCCTATTTCACCGCAACACGACTACTCACCTATCAACTTTTATACAGCCCTCAAACGAAGTCGCGATCAGGCCATATTCCCTTTCTTGTCCTAGTTACGAAGGAAGTACCCCAAGAGCAACGGGACATTCTCACAAAGGAGGGTGCTACGGTCATTCCAGCTGAAACCCTTGAAAGGGAATGGATCCACCCAAAATGGAGTCGCTGGATCGATGTTCTTGCGAAGTTGAACTTGTGGAGGCTTACTGAATTCGAAAAGATCGCGTTTATGGATGCCGACAGTATTATCCTCCATCCTTTAGATGATATCTTCACCGATCCCACCACGGATATCCAGCAAACCGTCCCCCCTCGAGAAGGTGTGGATGATAACATGAACATTACTGTTCCTCTGCCTGAAACATACCTCCTCTCCGGTATTCATGATCGGTGGGTAGAGATGGCACTACCCCCAGTTCCTGGAAAAGAGTTTTATGTGGCAAACAATTATATGAATGCAGGCTTCTTCGTCTGTTCACCCTCCGAGCTACTCTTCAACTACTATGTTTCCCTTCTCGATACGCCGGACCGATTCGATGCGTCATACCCGGAGCAAAATCTTTTGAACTTCGCTCATAAAACAGACAGCCGCATGCCTTGGCGTGAATTGGGACCTGGGTGGAATCATAAACCGATAGCTGTTAGTAAGGATGATCTGGAGAACTTCAagtctcttcatcagaaATGGTGGCGCCCGATCGCTGATAAGGATGCTGCTGAGTATATTCGGAATACAGTACAAGAGATGGAAGACTTCTTCCAACACAGGACAATATGA
- a CDS encoding uncharacterized protein (predicted protein) yields the protein MAPGRRKTTERWSMYQELHDDVSRLLADTDLNFDFHDSDDDINCTKMRNTNIMGHFTCYNSGCRFKGWASRKIAITIRLYPGQKYNARVYHQRCKFCNSLSQPVLDESYAERVTYWIKQWNGVQVEKPPISGVSKGPHNRQLCEGCKAGRCTESGDDWLMQLQSKPWPFGHGKFYAVAGGRTTEVFTDWENAKKSINGTNACQERFRTQQEAEQFIEAWKDAYADVWRREIRQALDKGWKPKDMKFDAGLFLDRGTNNGTTKEDTEEKKEQSSRGADDDHELSKLEGLAIKEESQ from the exons ATGGCCCCCGGGAGACGAAAGACTACAGAGAGATGGTCGATGTATCAAGAGCTTCACGATGATGTGTCACGATTACTAGCAGATACAGATCTGAATTTTGATTTTCACGACAGTGACGATGATATCAATTGCACAAAAATGCGCAACACTAATATTATGGGCCATTTCACATGTTACAACTCCGGGTGCAGATTCAAGGGATGGGCCAGCAGAAAGATTGCCATCACGATACGTCTATACCCTGGGCAGAAATATAACGCAAGAGTATACCATCAGCGCTGCAAGTTCTGTAATAGTCTCAGTCAGCCAGTTCTGGACGAGTCATATGCGGAACGAGTCACCTACTGGATTAAACAATGGAACGGGGTTCAGGTGGAGAAGCCTCCCATATCTGGCGTTAGCAAGGGTCCACACAACAGGCAACTGTGTGAAGGGTGTAAAGCTGGGCGTTGTACTGAGTCAGGCGATGACTGGCTTATGCAACTACAGAG CAAACCCTGGCCGTTCGGACATGGGAAATTTTACGCGGTTGCAGGTGGCAGGACTACAGAGGTCTTCACCGATTGGGA GAATGCAAAAAAATCCATTAACGGGACCAACGCCTGCCAAGAGCGTTTCCGGACCCAACAAGAGGCTGAACAGTTCATTGAGGCATGGAAAGACGCCTATGCTGACGTATGGCGAAGGGAGATTCGACAGGCGTTGGACAAAGGGTGGAAACCAAAAGACATGAAATTCGATGCTGGGTTATTCTTGGACAGAGGCACAAACAATGGGACGACAAAAGAGGATACtgaggaaaagaaagagcagaGCAGCAGAGGAGCCGATGATGACCATGAACTCTCAAAGCTTGAAGGATTAGCTATTAAGGAAGAGTCACAGTGA